In the genome of Halarsenatibacter silvermanii, one region contains:
- the yedE gene encoding YedE family putative selenium transporter, producing the protein MDNRKFIILSGGIIGILASLLVYLGNPSNMGICMACFYRDIAGGLGLHRADIVQNLRPEIVGFVLGGFVLAKSRGELKPRTGSNPLLRFLLGAFMAIGALVFLGCPWRMILRLSGGDLTALGGLFGYIAGIYIGVVFLRKGFSLGRAHYDLEPASGYVIPLIFLGVMVLRLAGPEFIFLSEAGPGSEFAPVSAALLAGLVVGGLAQRSRICTAGAIRDMFLIGDNHLLNGIIMIFLLALAGNLVLGQFTLGFADQPVAHNEFTWNFLGMVIVGITAVMLGGCPLRQTILASEGDMDAGLVIFGLIVGAAFSHNFGLAASPEGVAFNGRLAAVLILLAILIIGVVNIRWNRK; encoded by the coding sequence ATGGACAACAGGAAATTCATCATCTTATCTGGAGGAATTATAGGTATTCTGGCTTCGCTGCTGGTCTATCTGGGCAATCCCAGCAATATGGGTATCTGTATGGCCTGCTTTTATCGCGATATTGCCGGAGGGCTGGGGCTGCACAGGGCCGATATAGTACAGAACCTCAGACCGGAAATAGTCGGTTTTGTTCTGGGGGGATTTGTGCTGGCCAAATCCAGGGGGGAGCTAAAACCCAGGACCGGTTCCAATCCCCTGCTCAGATTTTTACTGGGGGCTTTTATGGCCATAGGAGCCCTGGTCTTTCTGGGCTGTCCCTGGCGGATGATCCTGCGTTTGAGCGGCGGTGATCTCACGGCTCTGGGCGGTCTTTTCGGTTACATAGCGGGAATATATATCGGAGTGGTCTTTCTCAGAAAAGGATTTTCTCTGGGCAGAGCCCATTATGATCTGGAACCTGCCAGCGGCTATGTTATACCCCTGATATTTCTGGGAGTTATGGTGCTGAGGCTGGCAGGCCCTGAATTCATATTTCTGAGTGAGGCCGGCCCGGGATCAGAATTTGCACCTGTATCAGCTGCTCTGCTGGCAGGCCTTGTTGTGGGGGGGCTGGCCCAGCGCAGCCGCATCTGTACAGCCGGTGCTATAAGGGATATGTTTCTGATAGGTGATAATCATCTGCTCAATGGAATTATAATGATCTTTCTTCTGGCTCTGGCTGGAAATCTGGTGCTCGGGCAGTTTACTCTGGGCTTTGCCGATCAGCCCGTGGCTCATAATGAATTCACCTGGAATTTTCTGGGGATGGTCATAGTGGGCATAACGGCAGTTATGCTGGGAGGCTGTCCGCTGCGCCAGACCATACTTGCCAGTGAAGGTGATATGGATGCAGGTCTGGTCATTTTTGGCCTTATAGTAGGTGCGGCCTTTTCCCATAACTTTGGACTGGCAGCTTCACCTGAGGGAGTTGCTTTCAACGGACGTCTGGCCGCTGTCCTCATACTCCTGGCTATTCTAATCATCGGTGTGGTCAATATTCGCTGGAACAGAAAATAG
- a CDS encoding sulfurtransferase TusA family protein, protein MSHKTVDTSGLSCPQPLMMVKEALEESKDEFEAIIDTEVARENITRFLENEDVDFEIEPEGDNYIFHINS, encoded by the coding sequence ATGTCACATAAAACCGTGGATACAAGCGGACTTTCCTGCCCTCAGCCTCTGATGATGGTAAAAGAAGCTCTGGAGGAGAGCAAGGATGAGTTTGAAGCTATCATCGATACCGAGGTGGCCCGGGAAAATATCACCCGTTTTCTGGAAAATGAAGATGTAGATTTTGAGATCGAGCCTGAAGGGGATAATTATATATTCCATATAAATTCTTAA
- a CDS encoding DUF3343 domain-containing protein: MVDSEEEYNDFLVTFHATSAAMRCEKICQQSELDAHLRPVPRDISSSCGLALDVNEVALCDLEETLNNSDIGVEALYSCREDEFVELEF, from the coding sequence ATGGTTGATTCGGAAGAAGAATACAATGATTTCCTTGTTACTTTTCATGCTACCTCAGCTGCCATGAGATGTGAGAAAATCTGCCAGCAGTCCGAGCTCGATGCTCATCTGCGGCCGGTGCCGCGCGATATCAGTTCTTCCTGCGGCCTGGCCCTGGATGTAAATGAGGTGGCGCTCTGTGATCTCGAAGAGACTCTGAATAACAGCGATATAGGTGTGGAAGCTCTTTATTCCTGCCGCGAGGATGAGTTTGTGGAGCTGGAGTTTTAG
- a CDS encoding aminotransferase class V-fold PLP-dependent enzyme — protein sequence MASIYLDNAATSHPRPRPVVEAVSGYLNELGASPGRSGHRPSLESGRLVLETRELAADFFGASSVENVIFTANVTGALNIALKGYLRPGDHVLTTRFEHNAVLRPLHRLKEERNIEIDYFPVDSGGSIEREDFEQLLREDTSLVVINHASNVTGAVLDILPLSEWCGEYNLPLMVDAAQSAGSLDFPWDKLDAQFLCFTGHKGLMGPPGTGGMIIDPEMVERTKSFIEGGTGSKSDKLTQPQVLPDKYEAGTMNTAGIAGLNAAFKYLADEGLEQIIEKKKRLTEKLCRGMEDIPGIEVLGPGPGERRTSTVSITWSDGDTAELSVKLDREYDIMTRSGLHCAPLAHRELGTYPRGALRFSTGHFNSGDDIDRTLAAIKEILG from the coding sequence ATGGCTTCTATATATCTGGATAATGCCGCAACCAGCCATCCCCGGCCCCGGCCGGTGGTCGAGGCGGTGAGCGGCTATCTCAATGAGCTGGGGGCAAGTCCAGGGCGCAGCGGACATCGACCATCGCTGGAATCCGGCAGGCTTGTGCTGGAAACGAGAGAGCTTGCTGCCGATTTTTTCGGCGCTTCATCTGTCGAAAACGTCATATTCACCGCCAATGTAACCGGGGCTTTGAATATAGCTCTCAAAGGTTATCTGCGGCCCGGTGATCATGTTCTGACCACCCGTTTTGAGCATAATGCAGTCCTGCGCCCCCTGCACAGATTGAAGGAGGAGAGGAATATCGAGATAGATTATTTCCCGGTTGACAGCGGCGGCAGCATAGAGAGAGAAGATTTTGAACAGCTGCTGCGGGAGGACACTTCGCTTGTGGTCATAAATCACGCCTCAAATGTAACGGGTGCTGTGCTCGATATCCTCCCCCTGTCCGAATGGTGTGGTGAGTACAATCTGCCGCTCATGGTCGATGCCGCTCAATCGGCGGGGAGTCTCGATTTCCCCTGGGATAAACTCGACGCGCAGTTTCTCTGTTTTACAGGACATAAGGGTCTTATGGGGCCGCCGGGGACCGGAGGCATGATAATAGATCCGGAGATGGTTGAGCGGACGAAGAGCTTCATAGAGGGAGGGACCGGCAGCAAGTCAGATAAGCTCACACAGCCGCAGGTTCTCCCCGACAAATATGAGGCCGGAACTATGAATACCGCCGGTATTGCCGGACTGAATGCCGCTTTTAAATATCTTGCAGATGAAGGTCTGGAGCAAATTATTGAGAAAAAGAAAAGACTGACAGAAAAACTCTGCCGGGGAATGGAAGATATACCGGGTATCGAGGTTTTGGGGCCCGGACCCGGGGAGAGAAGAACGAGCACGGTCTCTATAACCTGGAGTGATGGCGATACAGCCGAGCTTTCGGTAAAGCTGGACAGGGAATACGATATCATGACCAGATCGGGCCTGCACTGTGCTCCTCTGGCCCACAGGGAGCTTGGGACCTATCCCCGGGGAGCTCTGCGCTTCAGCACGGGCCATTTCAACAGCGGGGATGATATAGATAGAACGCTGGCAGCTATTAAGGAGATTCTGGGCTGA
- the selD gene encoding selenide, water dikinase SelD — protein MSADRIKLTEMSSSSGUAAKVGPEDLAEILAGLDFSSDDEDLLISLADSDDALVYRLNEGQALIKSLDFFTPVLDDPYLYGQAAAANSLSDIYAMGGRPMLALNICCFPGSLEKEVLQEILKGGVEKTKESGAILGGGHTVEDDEPKYGLSVVGTAPPEDIISNGGAEPGDKLILTKQLGTGIMATALKADMIEGAADREFVRSMLRLNEAVLELRDDFAVKAATDVTGFGLAGHLLEMLNASGVGCRVFGDKLSYFAEVPRFINMGLVPGGLHKNRDTFSSSVEITDNASAEMLLNDLIYDPQTSGGLLLALPAGQAESARDLLLDAGETARIIGRFTDSEPGIVVE, from the coding sequence ATGAGCGCTGATCGCATTAAGCTGACAGAAATGAGCTCCAGCTCCGGCTGAGCAGCTAAAGTGGGGCCGGAGGATCTGGCCGAGATACTGGCGGGGCTGGACTTCAGCAGCGATGATGAGGATCTTCTCATCTCGCTGGCCGATAGCGATGATGCACTTGTCTACAGATTGAACGAGGGGCAGGCTCTGATTAAAAGTCTCGACTTTTTCACACCTGTTCTCGATGATCCCTATCTCTACGGACAGGCTGCTGCTGCCAACTCACTGAGCGATATCTATGCCATGGGAGGCAGGCCGATGCTGGCGCTGAATATATGCTGTTTTCCCGGCAGCCTGGAAAAGGAAGTTCTGCAGGAGATATTAAAAGGCGGTGTGGAGAAGACCAAAGAGTCCGGTGCTATTCTGGGGGGCGGTCATACCGTCGAGGATGATGAGCCCAAATACGGACTTTCGGTTGTGGGCACAGCTCCCCCCGAAGATATTATCTCCAACGGCGGCGCCGAGCCCGGAGATAAGTTAATTCTCACCAAGCAACTCGGCACCGGAATCATGGCCACCGCCCTCAAAGCTGATATGATCGAGGGAGCTGCTGACAGAGAATTTGTGCGTTCCATGCTGCGCCTCAATGAAGCGGTTCTCGAGCTTAGAGATGATTTTGCAGTTAAGGCAGCCACAGATGTCACCGGCTTCGGCCTGGCAGGTCATCTGCTGGAGATGCTGAATGCCAGCGGTGTCGGCTGCAGGGTTTTTGGTGACAAACTTTCTTATTTTGCAGAGGTTCCCAGATTTATAAATATGGGTCTGGTACCTGGCGGACTGCATAAAAACCGTGACACCTTTTCCTCCAGCGTGGAGATTACGGATAACGCTTCCGCAGAAATGCTGTTGAATGATCTGATCTATGATCCCCAGACCTCGGGCGGTCTGCTCCTGGCTCTGCCTGCTGGCCAGGCCGAATCCGCCCGCGATCTGCTGCTGGATGCAGGTGAAACGGCCAGAATTATTGGCCGGTTTACAGACTCTGAGCCCGGCATCGTGGTAGAGTAA